A single Henriciella sp. AS95 DNA region contains:
- a CDS encoding SDR family NAD(P)-dependent oxidoreductase, producing MTRKHVIVTGGSRGLGAAMIEGLLADGYRVSTCSRRKSDNIEALLSHADYGDRFFWKACEVGEADQVDAFVEAANEWSGYDELWGLVNNAGIAQAGILASFPNVESERIIKINLLGAIQVARAASKILLERKRKTEGGRIINISSIIGTRGYNGMSSYSASKAGMDGFSRALARELGRRQITVNSVAPGYVATEMSSTLSPSQLKQIVNRTPLGRLASEQDILNAVRFFLSDASAMVTGQTLLVDGGISS from the coding sequence ATGACCCGCAAGCATGTCATCGTTACCGGAGGAAGCCGCGGGCTTGGCGCAGCCATGATCGAGGGCCTGCTGGCAGACGGTTATCGCGTCTCCACCTGTAGCCGCCGCAAGAGCGACAATATCGAAGCCCTGCTCAGCCATGCTGACTATGGTGACCGCTTCTTCTGGAAAGCCTGCGAAGTCGGCGAGGCAGACCAGGTCGACGCCTTTGTCGAGGCCGCCAATGAGTGGTCCGGCTACGACGAATTGTGGGGGCTGGTCAACAATGCCGGCATCGCGCAGGCGGGTATTCTCGCATCCTTTCCCAATGTCGAAAGCGAGCGGATCATCAAGATCAACCTGCTTGGCGCGATTCAGGTGGCCCGCGCGGCCAGCAAGATCCTGCTCGAGCGCAAGCGCAAGACAGAGGGCGGCCGGATCATCAATATCAGCTCGATCATCGGCACGCGCGGCTATAATGGCATGTCATCCTATTCTGCCTCCAAGGCTGGCATGGATGGTTTCAGCCGCGCCCTCGCGCGCGAACTCGGCCGTCGCCAGATCACCGTCAACAGCGTTGCGCCCGGCTATGTGGCCACCGAAATGTCGTCGACGCTGTCGCCGTCCCAGCTGAAACAGATCGTCAACCGCACGCCGCTCGGCCGCCTTGCCAGCGAGCAAGACATCCTCAACGCTGTCCGGTTTTTCCTCAGCGACGCATCGGCCATGGTGACGGGCCAGACTCTGCTCGTTGACGGCGGCATCAGCAGCTAG
- a CDS encoding UbiA family prenyltransferase — protein MTSEVAGTVTSGAGDVAGDFQPETSANETSALEKRPLIVDLDGTLIRSDILVESAFALLGKNPFAIFSLVTTLFGKGKAGLKNYVADRSDIDIAHLPYEEEVLAVIRQARDEGRAVYLASASHEKYVGAIADHLGLFDGWFATNDKTNLSGSAKRQLLVDKFGAGGFDYIGNEAVDLKVWADAHDAIAVNPPSSVKSKLKKRSPQATIIETLPSRLKTWIKMLRVHQWAKNGLVMVPLLTSQNFDVQSVLLGIGAFFAFSLTASSIYIINDAVDIDADRQHPSKKFRPLAAGTMPILSAVMAIPVMLTIALVGAWFINPIFLAVLVGYLCLTTAYTFSLKRKLLVDVVALAGLYTVRVLGGAAALSLAVSEWLLAFSLFVFTCLALIKRYTELVVRFDNDMPDPTNRNYRKSDLPIIATLAAAAGFNAVTVFALYVSDDEVASLYANPLLLWLICPLLLYWLGRALMLAHRRAMHDDPIVFALKDRNSRLTMLAVAAVMVAAMVKLPFTFG, from the coding sequence ATGACATCTGAAGTTGCAGGAACCGTTACGAGCGGTGCGGGCGACGTTGCCGGCGATTTTCAGCCTGAAACGTCTGCAAATGAGACAAGCGCGCTGGAAAAACGCCCGCTCATCGTCGATCTCGACGGGACGCTGATCCGGTCCGACATTCTGGTCGAGTCGGCTTTCGCCCTGTTGGGCAAGAACCCGTTCGCCATCTTCAGCCTGGTGACCACCCTGTTCGGGAAAGGTAAGGCCGGGCTCAAGAATTACGTCGCCGACCGATCTGATATTGATATCGCTCATCTGCCTTACGAGGAAGAAGTGCTGGCGGTCATCCGTCAGGCACGCGACGAGGGCCGCGCTGTTTATCTCGCCTCCGCCTCTCACGAAAAATATGTCGGTGCGATTGCAGACCATCTCGGCCTTTTCGATGGCTGGTTTGCGACAAACGACAAGACCAACCTGTCCGGCTCCGCAAAGCGCCAGCTCCTGGTCGACAAATTCGGCGCCGGCGGGTTCGACTATATCGGTAACGAAGCGGTCGACCTGAAGGTCTGGGCCGATGCGCATGACGCGATCGCGGTTAATCCGCCCTCCAGCGTGAAGTCCAAACTGAAGAAGCGCTCGCCACAAGCGACCATCATCGAGACCCTGCCATCCAGGCTCAAGACCTGGATCAAGATGCTGCGCGTTCACCAGTGGGCCAAAAACGGCCTCGTCATGGTGCCCCTGCTCACCTCACAGAATTTCGATGTGCAGTCGGTCCTACTCGGCATCGGCGCCTTCTTCGCCTTCTCGCTGACAGCATCGTCCATCTACATCATCAATGACGCGGTCGATATCGATGCGGACCGCCAGCACCCAAGCAAGAAGTTCCGGCCCCTGGCGGCTGGAACCATGCCGATCCTGTCGGCCGTGATGGCCATTCCCGTCATGCTGACCATCGCGCTGGTGGGGGCCTGGTTCATCAACCCGATCTTCCTGGCTGTGCTCGTCGGCTATCTCTGCCTCACCACGGCCTACACGTTCAGCCTGAAGCGCAAGCTCCTGGTCGACGTTGTGGCGCTGGCTGGCTTGTACACCGTCCGCGTTCTTGGCGGGGCGGCGGCGCTGTCGCTCGCCGTTTCGGAATGGCTGCTCGCCTTTTCGCTTTTCGTCTTCACCTGTCTGGCGCTGATCAAGCGATACACCGAACTGGTCGTCCGGTTTGACAATGACATGCCGGATCCAACGAACCGGAACTATCGCAAATCCGACCTGCCCATCATCGCGACGCTCGCCGCTGCCGCCGGTTTCAACGCGGTGACCGTGTTTGCCCTCTACGTCTCCGATGACGAGGTGGCCTCTCTCTATGCCAACCCGCTGCTCCTCTGGCTCATCTGTCCGTTGCTGCTCTACTGGCTCGGCCGCGCGCTCATGCTGGCGCACCGTCGGGCGATGCATGACGACCCGATCGTCTTCGCGCTGAAAGATCGCAACAGCCGGCTGACAATGCTTGCCGTCGCAGCGGTCATGGTCGCTGCAATGGTCAAGCTGCCCTTCACGTTCGGCTAG
- a CDS encoding MBOAT family O-acyltransferase produces MLFNSLEFVAFFAATVVAYMCAPQKLRLPLLLGASLFFYGYTSPLMLLHLAAVGIITYFVAIGIEETEDPKKKQRLLIIAVVGHVLNLVAFKYTSFFNETFRSIFGWFGAAYDVPVLNIILPLGISFYSFLLIGYLIDVYRGEPAERNWTVFGVFVFFFPKMIAGPIERTKNLIPQLRAPMISFSYAAVTAGLQLMLWGAFKKVVVADRIAPFVDRVYNAPHDFEGVSTVFATWLYAFQLYFDFSGYTDIALGAAMVFGIKLVPNFNRPYFARSIQDFWKRWHISLTNWLNDYVYTPFTRSRWTGLKMYNLMLLGMMLTFVVSGFWHGAAWTFIVWGTLHGTYIVVSLLLQKRWNKFAKKIGLNKRKQTYKALKISVTFFLVCFSYIFFRANDLADAGYIIAHSLTGWGDIVGGVRAVIDGKYLEMGLALLGIIIIMAPEFHKNHAKLTDMYMSLQSWQRAGLIYAATFSVVVLGAYYNLDQKFIYFRF; encoded by the coding sequence GTGCTTTTTAACTCCTTAGAGTTCGTGGCGTTTTTCGCCGCTACCGTTGTTGCGTATATGTGTGCGCCGCAAAAGCTGCGCCTGCCGTTGCTGTTGGGCGCCAGCCTGTTTTTCTATGGCTACACCTCTCCCCTCATGCTGCTTCACCTCGCAGCCGTCGGCATCATTACCTATTTCGTCGCGATCGGGATCGAGGAAACAGAAGACCCGAAGAAGAAGCAGAGACTGCTGATCATCGCCGTGGTCGGGCATGTCCTGAACCTCGTCGCCTTCAAATACACCTCCTTCTTCAATGAGACCTTCCGCTCGATCTTCGGATGGTTCGGTGCCGCTTATGATGTGCCGGTCCTGAACATCATCCTGCCGCTGGGCATCTCCTTCTATTCCTTCCTTCTGATCGGCTATCTGATCGACGTTTACCGCGGCGAACCGGCAGAGCGGAACTGGACCGTGTTCGGCGTCTTCGTCTTCTTCTTCCCGAAGATGATTGCCGGGCCGATCGAGCGCACCAAGAACCTCATTCCCCAATTGCGCGCCCCGATGATCAGCTTCAGCTACGCCGCCGTGACGGCAGGCCTGCAGCTCATGCTGTGGGGCGCTTTCAAGAAAGTCGTCGTCGCTGACCGCATCGCGCCCTTCGTCGACCGGGTCTACAACGCGCCTCATGACTTTGAAGGCGTGTCCACGGTGTTCGCCACCTGGCTTTACGCCTTCCAGCTCTATTTCGACTTTTCCGGCTACACCGACATCGCCCTCGGCGCAGCCATGGTCTTCGGCATCAAGCTCGTGCCGAACTTCAATCGTCCATATTTCGCCCGCTCCATCCAGGATTTCTGGAAGCGCTGGCACATTTCGCTCACCAACTGGCTGAACGATTATGTCTACACCCCGTTCACGCGCAGCCGCTGGACCGGGCTCAAAATGTACAATCTCATGCTGCTCGGCATGATGCTGACCTTTGTCGTCAGCGGGTTCTGGCACGGTGCCGCATGGACCTTCATCGTCTGGGGCACGCTGCACGGCACCTATATCGTCGTCTCGCTGCTGCTCCAGAAACGCTGGAACAAGTTCGCCAAGAAGATCGGCCTCAACAAGCGCAAGCAGACCTACAAGGCGCTGAAGATTTCAGTGACCTTCTTCCTGGTCTGTTTCTCCTACATCTTCTTCCGCGCCAATGACCTCGCAGACGCGGGCTACATCATCGCGCACAGCCTGACCGGCTGGGGCGATATTGTTGGCGGCGTGCGGGCTGTGATCGATGGCAAATATCTCGAGATGGGGCTCGCCCTGCTCGGCATCATCATCATCATGGCGCCTGAGTTCCACAAGAACCACGCCAAGCTCACCGACATGTACATGTCGCTTCAGTCCTGGCAGCGCGCTGGTCTGATCTATGCAGCGACCTTCTCGGTCGTGGTGCTCGGCGCCTACTACAATCTCGACCAGAAGTTCATCTATTTCAGGTTCTGA
- a CDS encoding acyl carrier protein yields the protein MTEQEIYKIIVDTISEILDDKGLDVPEITPETEILGDDLGIDSLDLATMVSDLEGRIGHDPFDKGFIEFKTVGELTKLYAQK from the coding sequence GTGACCGAACAGGAAATCTACAAAATCATCGTCGATACGATCAGCGAAATTCTTGATGACAAGGGCCTCGACGTGCCTGAAATCACGCCAGAGACCGAAATTCTCGGCGACGATCTCGGCATCGATTCCCTCGATCTCGCGACCATGGTCTCAGACCTCGAAGGCCGCATCGGCCATGACCCGTTCGACAAGGGCTTCATCGAGTTCAAGACCGTTGGCGAACTGACAAAGCTCTACGCCCAGAAATGA
- a CDS encoding glycosyltransferase family 87 protein — protein MLSVFIYPACLLMFGICLVVIEVLRRRGASYNTIILSGGVLGVLTLLLQYMPPPEWLMADFNKAYYPAGQAAIEDHAALTDLLAKGVYGFVNLPIVAFLFSPFAVMPLRLADLIFLGLGGLSCILLWRELARFAQLEAPESALLLFLAIGSGPAAYGVANGNTSQMVLILIIWGIMAFMRGKDLSAGALFALAALVKPALIVFGIFTLLRGRWKVTAAGAAVCAAATLMSIAIFGWPMHEIWLQQTILPALDGTILAHNVQSISGAVGRAFVGPEWLNDWNPHTVPATASLLATGLKLLTAAIIVASLVILARRKAPAQTAPLEFSFVLMALLLLPNLAWNHYFVWAFIPLALCLKAMPPLMSARGETLAALLSAALIAQPVFMWESSSALTQDIFGRVIVSLPFLGAVILLVLMVRQVLRLRQSDEVLNAEKPVTNTVSPTALRPPLRWRPGTRTT, from the coding sequence ATGCTTTCAGTTTTTATCTATCCGGCCTGCCTTCTCATGTTCGGCATCTGCCTGGTGGTCATCGAAGTGCTTCGCCGGCGCGGCGCCTCATACAATACGATTATCCTCAGCGGCGGCGTGCTCGGCGTCCTGACCCTTCTACTTCAGTACATGCCGCCGCCTGAATGGCTGATGGCCGACTTCAACAAGGCGTACTATCCGGCAGGCCAGGCGGCGATTGAAGACCATGCCGCGCTGACAGACCTGTTGGCCAAAGGTGTCTATGGCTTCGTAAACCTGCCGATTGTCGCCTTCCTGTTTTCGCCCTTTGCGGTCATGCCCTTGCGGCTCGCCGACCTCATATTTCTTGGCCTCGGTGGCCTGTCCTGCATCCTGCTCTGGCGAGAGCTTGCGAGGTTTGCCCAGCTTGAGGCCCCCGAAAGCGCCCTTCTCCTGTTTCTGGCAATCGGCTCAGGCCCCGCCGCTTACGGCGTCGCCAATGGCAACACCTCTCAAATGGTCCTGATCCTGATCATCTGGGGCATCATGGCATTCATGCGCGGCAAGGATCTGAGCGCAGGCGCCCTGTTCGCGCTGGCGGCCCTCGTCAAACCGGCCCTGATCGTGTTTGGCATCTTCACCCTCCTGCGAGGCCGCTGGAAAGTCACCGCTGCCGGCGCCGCCGTCTGTGCAGCCGCAACCCTGATGTCGATCGCCATCTTCGGCTGGCCCATGCATGAAATCTGGTTGCAGCAGACCATCCTGCCCGCGCTGGACGGGACGATCCTTGCGCACAATGTGCAGTCGATCTCCGGCGCGGTCGGGCGCGCTTTCGTCGGGCCTGAATGGCTGAATGACTGGAACCCGCATACCGTTCCGGCGACGGCTTCGCTGCTCGCAACCGGCCTGAAGCTCCTCACCGCGGCCATTATCGTTGCGAGTCTCGTTATCCTCGCCCGGCGCAAGGCGCCCGCGCAAACCGCGCCGCTGGAGTTTTCCTTCGTCCTGATGGCGCTTCTGCTTCTGCCGAACCTGGCATGGAATCATTATTTCGTGTGGGCTTTCATCCCTCTGGCGCTCTGCCTGAAGGCGATGCCACCGCTCATGTCCGCGCGCGGCGAGACACTGGCTGCCCTCCTCTCTGCCGCCCTGATCGCGCAGCCCGTCTTCATGTGGGAATCCTCATCCGCCTTGACCCAGGACATATTTGGCCGCGTTATCGTATCGCTGCCCTTCCTCGGCGCCGTCATCCTGCTGGTGCTGATGGTTCGCCAGGTTTTGCGCTTGCGCCAGAGTGACGAAGTTTTAAACGCCGAAAAGCCGGTGACGAATACTGTTTCGCCGACAGCTCTGAGGCCCCCTTTACGTTGGAGACCAGGGACAAGAACAACCTGA
- a CDS encoding class I adenylate-forming enzyme family protein yields the protein MSAPGLIFAAGDDTLAVTRGEESHTRGAIRAGADDLRDALSGAGIRRFLVHSDESALILQAILAAQDFGGDLYIAHTSLSADQIEALSAEQGVEAVVTAPGEWRARDGVKQITPAGRIFMMTSGTTGMPKIASHSLASLISKAQSGQRRRPEGGGRWLLTYQPTGFAGLQVTLTAALWEGLLITPVERTMSQFYQAAKKWQATHVSATPTFWRSFLMMADPSELNLQQITLGGEAADQATLDRIAKAFVKTRMTHTYASTEAGMVYAVHDGREGFPAAWLTEPPTGVQLRIVDGFLQIKTPNMMREYVSKQDQPMLDDGWLSTADLAVVEGDRVKVLGRDDNTINVAGSKVYPLPVEAIILQRPNVVEARVYGVPNPVSGALVAADVVLQPGTEEKAAKKDILTSCRAALPGYSVPRVLKFVDEIAVSASSKKG from the coding sequence ATGAGTGCACCGGGGCTGATATTCGCGGCAGGCGATGACACGCTTGCGGTCACGAGGGGCGAGGAGTCCCACACGCGCGGTGCGATCCGGGCAGGCGCGGACGATCTGCGCGATGCGCTGTCGGGTGCGGGCATCCGGCGGTTCCTCGTGCACAGCGATGAGTCAGCCCTGATCCTGCAAGCCATCCTGGCCGCGCAGGATTTCGGCGGCGATCTCTACATTGCCCATACCAGCCTCAGCGCCGACCAGATCGAAGCCCTGAGCGCAGAGCAAGGCGTCGAAGCCGTGGTAACAGCGCCCGGCGAATGGCGGGCCCGCGACGGCGTGAAACAGATCACGCCGGCTGGCCGCATCTTCATGATGACATCCGGCACGACGGGCATGCCCAAGATCGCCTCGCACAGCCTCGCCAGCCTGATCTCGAAGGCCCAGTCCGGCCAGAGACGTCGCCCGGAAGGCGGCGGCCGCTGGCTTCTGACCTATCAGCCGACCGGCTTCGCCGGCCTGCAGGTCACGCTCACGGCGGCTCTGTGGGAGGGCCTCCTGATTACGCCGGTCGAGCGCACGATGAGCCAGTTCTACCAAGCCGCGAAGAAATGGCAGGCCACCCATGTCAGCGCGACACCCACCTTCTGGCGCTCCTTTCTGATGATGGCCGATCCATCAGAGCTCAACCTGCAGCAGATCACGCTCGGCGGAGAAGCGGCAGACCAGGCCACGCTGGACCGGATCGCAAAAGCCTTCGTCAAAACCCGCATGACGCACACCTATGCGTCGACCGAGGCCGGCATGGTCTACGCCGTTCATGATGGCCGCGAAGGCTTTCCGGCCGCCTGGCTCACCGAACCGCCAACCGGCGTCCAGCTGCGCATCGTCGACGGTTTCCTGCAGATCAAGACGCCAAACATGATGCGCGAATACGTCTCGAAACAGGACCAGCCCATGCTCGATGATGGCTGGCTGTCCACCGCAGACCTCGCCGTTGTCGAAGGCGACCGGGTCAAGGTTCTCGGGCGTGACGACAATACGATCAATGTCGCCGGCTCAAAGGTCTATCCCCTGCCGGTCGAGGCGATCATCCTGCAGCGGCCGAACGTGGTCGAGGCGCGCGTCTACGGCGTCCCGAACCCAGTTTCAGGCGCGCTGGTCGCCGCCGATGTCGTGCTCCAGCCGGGAACGGAAGAGAAGGCCGCCAAGAAGGATATCCTCACCTCCTGCCGCGCCGCGCTGCCGGGATATTCAGTGCCGCGTGTCCTGAAATTCGTCGATGAAATCGCCGTTTCAGCCTCCAGCAAGAAAGGCTAA
- a CDS encoding SMR family transporter: MSPQLLLFILISVSLSSGSQIILKKGMIAPKMQASLMSGDVPTIFLTILTSPMVIGGLFCFGLSALFWLFVLSRVPLSSAYPFVALGIGVTVLAGLTLFGETVSTSAAIGVGLIILGILCVASQG; this comes from the coding sequence ATGTCACCACAACTCCTTCTGTTCATCCTGATCAGTGTCTCGCTTTCGTCCGGCTCACAGATCATTCTCAAGAAAGGGATGATCGCGCCGAAAATGCAGGCCAGCCTGATGAGCGGCGACGTGCCGACCATCTTCCTGACGATACTGACCTCACCCATGGTCATTGGCGGTCTGTTCTGTTTCGGCCTGAGCGCCCTGTTCTGGCTCTTCGTCCTGTCCAGGGTTCCGCTTTCTTCGGCCTACCCCTTCGTCGCATTGGGGATCGGCGTCACGGTCCTGGCCGGCCTCACCCTGTTCGGAGAGACGGTCTCGACGAGCGCCGCGATCGGTGTCGGGCTCATCATTCTCGGCATATTGTGCGTGGCCTCGCAGGGCTGA